The Spirosoma foliorum genome has a window encoding:
- a CDS encoding UpxY family transcription antiterminator — MPWFVLYTKSRAEKMVAERLRGLKMEVYCPLKKIRRKWSDRIKIVEEPLFRSYCFVKLKEHERKNVFVVPGVSHYLFWLNKPAIVRDEEIDIIKRLLNEVDHNCLSLNRMQPGDRLTIKSGSFSDLSGRVIRQQGTVVSLTLDSLQLVISVDMAKTLVAV; from the coding sequence ATGCCTTGGTTCGTATTATATACAAAGTCACGCGCTGAAAAGATGGTAGCTGAACGGCTACGAGGCCTCAAAATGGAGGTTTATTGCCCATTAAAGAAAATACGGCGTAAGTGGTCTGATAGGATAAAAATAGTTGAGGAGCCCTTATTTCGGTCGTATTGTTTTGTGAAATTGAAAGAACACGAACGTAAAAACGTGTTTGTTGTACCAGGCGTATCGCATTACCTGTTTTGGCTAAACAAGCCTGCAATTGTGCGCGATGAAGAAATTGACATTATTAAGCGATTATTAAATGAGGTTGATCATAATTGCTTATCCTTAAATCGGATGCAACCTGGTGATCGACTAACAATTAAGTCAGGGTCATTCTCTGATCTGTCGGGCAGAGTTATTAGGCAACAAGGTACAGTTGTCTCTCTTACATTAGACTCATTGCAGTTAGTGATTAGTGTCGACATGGCGAAAACATTAGTTGCGGTTTAA
- a CDS encoding glycosyltransferase family 4 protein, whose protein sequence is MEKRGLLEFIWTGYPLFKLRDEVGIPHSRIKSYPWVHSINMANKRFGLIRSKRINRKIEWLACELIDKYVASEITSSTVLIALSSMGLHAGIKTQQLGGYYICDRGSSHIRFQNELLIEEYARWGFSFEGINPQVIKKEELEYEVADKITVPSEFAKKSFMRMGVSEAKISKIIYGANFDRFFKIADPPKNCFRVFWVGELSIRKGFMYLYEAFQMLKHPRKELLVVGAVTPEIKKLLASKSTANITFLHKVANKDLALLYSTSHVFVLPSIEEGMAMVQGEALACGCPVIATTNTGSEDLFKNGVEGYIIPIRSPNSIKECLQQLVDNHLLQSQMSEAATQRVKQINGWDRYGEEFSKLIASIN, encoded by the coding sequence ATGGAAAAACGTGGATTATTAGAATTTATTTGGACAGGTTATCCTTTGTTCAAATTAAGAGATGAAGTAGGCATTCCTCATAGCAGAATTAAGAGTTATCCTTGGGTACACTCTATCAACATGGCTAATAAACGTTTTGGCTTAATAAGATCAAAAAGGATTAATCGTAAAATAGAATGGCTCGCCTGTGAATTAATTGATAAATATGTAGCATCAGAAATCACTTCATCAACTGTTTTAATTGCACTCTCATCTATGGGTTTACATGCTGGGATCAAGACCCAGCAGCTTGGGGGCTATTATATATGCGACAGGGGATCATCACATATACGATTTCAAAATGAATTATTAATTGAAGAGTACGCTCGTTGGGGATTTTCTTTTGAAGGAATTAATCCACAAGTAATTAAAAAAGAAGAATTAGAGTACGAAGTTGCCGACAAAATTACGGTTCCCTCCGAATTTGCGAAAAAATCTTTTATGAGGATGGGAGTCTCGGAAGCGAAAATTTCAAAGATAATTTATGGAGCTAATTTTGATCGATTTTTCAAAATTGCTGACCCTCCTAAAAATTGTTTTCGAGTATTTTGGGTAGGTGAATTAAGTATTCGCAAAGGCTTTATGTATCTATACGAGGCATTTCAGATGCTTAAGCACCCTCGGAAAGAATTGCTGGTTGTTGGCGCTGTTACCCCGGAAATAAAAAAGCTTTTGGCTTCAAAAAGTACTGCGAATATTACTTTTCTCCACAAAGTGGCTAATAAAGATTTGGCCTTATTATATAGTACATCTCACGTTTTTGTCCTACCAAGTATAGAAGAAGGTATGGCTATGGTACAGGGTGAGGCTTTGGCTTGTGGATGCCCGGTGATAGCAACTACGAATACAGGTAGTGAAGATTTGTTCAAGAATGGAGTTGAAGGCTACATAATTCCTATCAGATCACCCAATTCTATAAAAGAATGTCTTCAACAATTAGTTGACAATCATTTGTTGCAAAGCCAGATGTCAGAAGCTGCTACTCAGCGAGTAAAACAAATAAATGGTTGGGATAGATATGGTGAAGAATTTTCGAAACTAATAGCCTCAATTAATTAA
- a CDS encoding FkbM family methyltransferase yields MRSLLRLLGHQHWLRFGVRDRIIRAFHNPDESRPEVFNVPFYGKIYAGDFSTFLDWSVYYYGAYCGEELSIMKDLLRDVRDPIILDIGANIGHHSLFASTIAKEVHSFEPYPLVLEKLYQKIEINSIDNIIIHEVGLGEREDELPYFPPTDSNTGTGTFMGNAEINKNSLKLPIQIGDDYLSNLHLEKLDYVKMDIEGYEPSALRGLRKSLELYRPIVFFEWSAEGRKDYTNMCDLFPKDYTIFNFISPHAKLGVFSNLSYSLTKGNVVNTNGNKVAIPIDKLYLASSKIRKN; encoded by the coding sequence ATGCGATCGTTATTGCGTTTATTGGGTCATCAGCATTGGCTTCGTTTTGGCGTGCGAGATCGAATTATTAGAGCATTTCATAATCCAGATGAAAGTCGTCCTGAAGTATTTAATGTTCCTTTTTACGGAAAAATATACGCTGGTGATTTTTCGACTTTTCTGGACTGGAGCGTTTATTATTATGGCGCATACTGTGGTGAAGAACTGAGTATAATGAAGGATTTATTGCGCGATGTAAGGGATCCAATCATTTTAGATATAGGGGCCAACATAGGCCACCATAGTTTATTTGCATCAACAATAGCTAAAGAGGTACATTCATTCGAGCCATATCCACTAGTTCTTGAGAAGCTTTATCAAAAAATAGAAATTAACTCGATAGATAATATTATTATCCATGAGGTTGGATTAGGTGAACGTGAAGATGAGCTGCCCTATTTTCCTCCGACTGACTCAAATACGGGAACGGGTACGTTTATGGGTAATGCTGAGATAAATAAAAATTCTTTAAAACTGCCCATTCAAATAGGAGATGATTATTTAAGTAACCTTCATCTTGAGAAGTTAGACTACGTCAAAATGGATATAGAAGGTTATGAGCCTAGCGCACTTCGAGGACTCAGGAAATCTCTTGAGTTATATAGGCCTATTGTATTTTTTGAATGGAGCGCCGAAGGAAGAAAAGATTATACTAATATGTGTGACCTATTCCCTAAAGATTATACTATTTTCAATTTTATCTCCCCTCACGCTAAGCTGGGCGTATTTAGTAATCTCTCTTATAGTTTAACTAAGGGAAATGTGGTAAATACAAACGGAAATAAAGTCGCCATTCCTATTGATAAATTGTATTTAGCCTCAAGTAAAATACGTAAAAACTGA
- a CDS encoding glycosyltransferase family 9 protein, with amino-acid sequence MKILIIRFSSIGDIVLTTPVARCLKLQIPNAEIHFCTKRMYQSLIETNPYIDYCHCLDDSLPNLIRRLYREQYDCVIDLHNNLRTKLIKLTLRTYSYTINKRNIRKWLYIRLKLNSMPDEHIVDRYMATLKPLKINNDGLGLDYFIPDSARVTKDQLPFTHQQAYIAYAIGGQHATKRLPLARIIELCRQLNQPIILLGSPEDREVGEAVQQELGDQLIFNACGLYSLNQSASLLQQARIVFSHDTGLMHIAAALKKPIYSIWGNTTPQLGMYPYKTPHIIVENKNLGCRPCSKIGYQSCPRQHFRCMSDLPFNFVLPSINTQPTNVHYQ; translated from the coding sequence ATGAAAATACTGATTATCAGGTTCTCCTCAATAGGCGACATAGTTCTGACCACACCTGTTGCGAGGTGTCTGAAGCTACAGATACCCAATGCTGAAATACACTTTTGTACAAAAAGAATGTACCAATCGCTTATAGAGACCAATCCCTATATTGACTATTGCCACTGCCTGGATGATAGTTTACCAAATTTAATCAGGCGATTGTATAGAGAACAGTATGATTGTGTCATTGACCTACATAATAACCTGAGAACCAAACTCATAAAGTTAACTTTACGAACTTATTCGTATACCATCAATAAACGGAATATTCGTAAATGGCTCTATATTCGGTTAAAGCTGAATAGTATGCCTGATGAGCATATCGTAGATCGGTATATGGCTACCCTGAAGCCACTTAAGATCAATAATGATGGACTAGGTCTGGACTATTTTATTCCAGATAGTGCAAGAGTTACGAAAGATCAGCTTCCATTTACACACCAACAAGCGTATATAGCCTACGCTATTGGTGGGCAGCACGCCACGAAGCGATTACCTTTGGCTCGCATTATTGAGCTATGCCGACAGCTCAATCAGCCAATCATTTTATTGGGTAGCCCAGAAGATCGGGAAGTGGGCGAAGCCGTTCAGCAAGAACTGGGGGATCAGCTGATTTTTAATGCTTGTGGGTTATACAGCTTAAATCAATCCGCTTCTTTACTCCAGCAGGCAAGGATAGTTTTCAGCCATGATACCGGTTTAATGCATATAGCAGCCGCCTTGAAAAAGCCAATATACTCTATTTGGGGCAATACGACTCCCCAATTGGGTATGTATCCTTATAAAACACCGCATATTATTGTCGAAAATAAAAATTTGGGATGCCGTCCCTGCTCTAAAATCGGCTATCAGTCTTGCCCTCGGCAACACTTTCGATGCATGAGCGATCTCCCCTTTAATTTTGTCCTTCCTTCGATAAACACACAACCAACGAATGTTCATTACCAGTAA
- a CDS encoding lipopolysaccharide biosynthesis protein, protein MSTVSRVVSGSLASWATIGINLLSQLFIVPVYLTYWDVKLYGIWIAIQGLFSILTIIEKSHIGFLGYEFLRIVNNSRNDLGVSILSGVCYGVIIGALQLAATLLIVYSGFLSYCLGFTILNDKVVMQQAGTLLILLMISSFIYVSVGGILIRALSALDYYPRMAWWGVFYSFYNLLIPAIVVSQGGSLITIGIAILIFTIGFALFAFVDMINLLKKEKISFKSISWLIGFKNVKKSFAIAGRDFLDSFRQQSLRVILAPLTGSASLVAFFTMRTGANVALQGLNTVVYPLVPELSKFLHQRDQARIEAAFGTIWLVVIGLLAPGVVMLQALIEPFFVTWTRHQINFDPLLFSFLSISVLIYAISQPATAIVITNNLLKTQVIIATMIAIVILTGIWLLVPKIGIIGAAISLLLGEISSAIYYRIAAKKWLTTHSLSWPNKALLSVLFSALFAAISMLIIIQVPLMKWFVVFAFILLSVVNFYYYWKLLPDFITARANKVSRLLTI, encoded by the coding sequence ATGTCTACAGTATCGAGAGTTGTTTCTGGTAGTTTGGCATCTTGGGCTACTATAGGGATAAATTTACTTTCGCAACTATTTATAGTTCCTGTTTATTTAACATATTGGGATGTAAAACTGTACGGTATTTGGATTGCTATACAAGGACTCTTTTCGATATTGACGATAATTGAAAAAAGTCACATAGGGTTTTTAGGTTATGAGTTTCTTAGGATCGTTAATAATTCCCGAAATGATTTAGGGGTTAGTATTTTGTCTGGTGTTTGCTATGGAGTAATAATTGGAGCCCTACAGCTAGCAGCAACTTTACTAATTGTGTATTCAGGATTTTTGTCTTACTGCTTAGGATTTACTATACTAAATGATAAGGTTGTGATGCAGCAGGCAGGTACGTTGTTAATCCTATTAATGATTTCATCATTTATATATGTAAGTGTTGGAGGAATATTAATACGTGCTTTGTCTGCATTAGATTATTACCCTAGAATGGCTTGGTGGGGTGTGTTTTACTCTTTTTATAATTTATTAATACCCGCTATAGTTGTTAGTCAAGGAGGAAGCCTGATAACAATTGGTATAGCAATACTGATTTTTACTATTGGCTTTGCTTTGTTTGCTTTTGTAGATATGATCAATTTGCTGAAAAAAGAAAAAATATCTTTCAAGTCTATATCATGGCTAATAGGCTTCAAAAACGTTAAAAAATCATTCGCAATTGCTGGGAGAGATTTTCTAGACAGCTTTCGTCAACAAAGTTTACGTGTTATTCTGGCTCCATTGACAGGATCAGCTTCGTTAGTAGCCTTTTTTACAATGCGAACCGGGGCCAATGTAGCTTTGCAAGGTTTAAATACAGTTGTTTATCCGCTTGTGCCTGAGCTAAGTAAGTTCCTGCATCAGCGTGACCAAGCTCGGATAGAAGCCGCTTTTGGTACAATATGGCTTGTAGTTATAGGACTACTCGCTCCTGGAGTGGTTATGCTACAGGCATTGATAGAACCTTTTTTCGTAACCTGGACGCGCCATCAAATAAATTTCGATCCTTTACTTTTTTCATTTCTTTCAATAAGCGTATTGATATATGCTATATCTCAACCAGCTACAGCCATTGTAATAACTAATAACTTGCTAAAAACTCAAGTGATAATTGCAACTATGATAGCTATTGTTATCCTGACTGGCATATGGCTATTAGTTCCAAAAATAGGCATTATTGGTGCCGCAATTAGCTTATTGTTAGGCGAAATTTCTTCCGCTATATATTACAGAATAGCAGCCAAAAAATGGCTTACTACTCATAGCTTGTCTTGGCCTAATAAGGCATTATTAAGTGTACTGTTTTCTGCCTTATTTGCAGCAATATCGATGTTAATAATAATACAAGTTCCGCTAATGAAGTGGTTTGTTGTTTTTGCGTTTATATTGTTATCAGTAGTGAATTTTTACTATTATTGGAAATTATTGCCTGATTTTATAACTGCAAGAGCTAATAAGGTATCAAGGTTATTGACGATTTGA
- a CDS encoding RidA family protein, whose translation MSYFLNFLVCISMASYSLAQSTDTAKAPSGYLYKVDNAIPGQTVYICGERPFNANGNLAGSGNLGAQTQQLFENIKTSLATVGMTLKDITQIKYFVKGETETSLVSNLDSQQLKSVQSTYLTIPPKIVDMKNVGQTVRNDVLIEIEVIAIK comes from the coding sequence ATGAGCTACTTTCTTAATTTTCTAGTCTGCATTTCGATGGCTTCGTACAGCTTAGCTCAATCAACAGATACGGCCAAAGCGCCCAGTGGCTATCTGTATAAAGTAGATAATGCGATTCCGGGGCAGACGGTGTACATATGCGGAGAGCGTCCATTTAATGCCAATGGGAATTTGGCAGGATCGGGTAATTTAGGCGCACAGACTCAGCAGTTATTCGAAAATATAAAAACTTCACTGGCTACAGTTGGAATGACCCTGAAGGATATTACCCAGATAAAGTATTTCGTCAAAGGGGAAACGGAAACCTCGCTGGTGAGTAATCTCGATTCGCAACAATTAAAATCGGTACAAAGTACTTACCTTACTATTCCACCAAAAATCGTTGACATGAAAAATGTTGGGCAAACCGTGCGCAACGACGTCCTGATTGAAATCGAAGTCATTGCGATAAAGTAA
- a CDS encoding 2,3-bisphosphoglycerate-dependent phosphoglycerate mutase: MPLFVIVRHGQSQWNLENRFTGNTDTPLTDLGRQEAREAGDLLKANQPPNFSIGFTSVLQRAIETMSIILTEIGQADLPIERSEALNERMYGDLQGMNKLEAETQFGAEQVFRWRRGYEDQPPHGERLADTHARVVAYFKTTILPHLQAGQAVLVVAHGNSLRALMMELEHISPADIEKVELATGIPRQYDYDLTTGEFRLLPR; this comes from the coding sequence ATGCCTCTCTTCGTTATCGTCCGTCACGGACAATCACAGTGGAATTTAGAAAACCGATTTACGGGTAATACTGATACACCCCTTACTGATCTTGGTCGGCAGGAAGCCCGTGAAGCCGGAGATCTCCTCAAAGCCAATCAACCTCCAAACTTTAGTATTGGCTTTACGTCGGTATTACAACGGGCTATCGAAACGATGTCGATAATTCTGACTGAAATTGGCCAGGCAGACCTACCCATTGAACGCAGTGAAGCCCTTAATGAACGCATGTATGGCGATCTGCAGGGTATGAACAAGCTCGAAGCCGAAACGCAATTTGGTGCCGAGCAGGTATTCCGTTGGCGACGTGGCTACGAAGATCAACCCCCACATGGTGAACGATTGGCAGACACACATGCCCGAGTAGTCGCATACTTTAAAACAACTATTTTACCCCACCTACAGGCTGGACAAGCCGTATTGGTGGTCGCTCACGGAAATAGTCTGCGGGCCCTGATGATGGAATTAGAACACATCAGCCCTGCCGACATTGAGAAAGTGGAACTGGCTACGGGCATTCCTCGCCAGTACGACTACGACTTAACTACCGGCGAATTTCGACTATTGCCCAGATAA
- a CDS encoding aldo/keto reductase: MGIGLVAYSPLGKGFLTGKIDENTQFAEGDIRNILPRYTEEARAANKALLDLLNQFPERRQATPAQIALAWVLAQKPWIVPIPGTTKLHRLTENNGAATIELTADELREIENASAHIHVVGTRYTEQMEKSTGL, translated from the coding sequence CTGGGTATTGGCTTAGTGGCCTATAGCCCGCTCGGAAAGGGCTTTTTGACCGGTAAAATTGACGAGAATACGCAATTTGCCGAAGGTGATATTCGGAACATTCTGCCCAGATATACCGAAGAAGCTCGTGCGGCCAATAAAGCACTTCTGGATTTGTTGAATCAGTTTCCTGAACGTCGACAGGCTACTCCTGCTCAAATTGCCTTAGCCTGGGTGCTGGCCCAAAAGCCCTGGATCGTCCCTATTCCTGGCACTACAAAATTGCATCGCCTGACCGAAAATAACGGAGCCGCTACTATTGAGTTAACAGCCGATGAGCTTCGGGAGATTGAGAATGCCTCCGCTCATATTCACGTAGTAGGCACTCGATATACCGAACAGATGGAAAAATCGACCGGCCTGTAA
- a CDS encoding tyrosine-protein phosphatase: MLTESFWQRFIPFRKAAPAKQDTCFWQVDIHSHLLPDLDDGVNSLEETLICLKQLADWGIHKVVTTPHVSRDWYPNGTSTIQESLTAVQDLIIEHELPLTIEVAAEYLLDDFFMESLNKGDLLAFGEKRYLLIETGWSAPPFGLDDMIFRIQTHGYTPVLAHPERYKYYHADKDKPTLGHLREAGCLFQLNWMSLCGRYGSQVEKQARYLLQNAWVDFIGSDMHRSKDISTMTRLFNSADIKLLEEQPLLNMSLLTDVKQP, encoded by the coding sequence ATGCTCACAGAAAGCTTTTGGCAACGGTTTATTCCATTCCGCAAGGCTGCCCCTGCTAAACAGGATACTTGTTTTTGGCAGGTGGATATCCATTCGCATTTATTACCCGATTTAGATGATGGGGTAAATAGTCTTGAGGAGACGTTGATCTGCCTCAAGCAGTTGGCCGATTGGGGTATTCATAAGGTTGTTACTACCCCACACGTGAGCCGCGATTGGTACCCCAACGGAACGAGTACAATTCAAGAGAGTTTAACCGCCGTACAAGACCTCATTATCGAACACGAGCTTCCACTGACAATTGAGGTGGCAGCGGAGTATTTGCTGGATGATTTTTTCATGGAGTCGCTGAACAAAGGTGATCTTCTTGCCTTTGGCGAAAAACGATATCTTCTCATTGAGACCGGCTGGTCGGCCCCTCCGTTTGGGTTGGATGATATGATATTTCGGATTCAGACCCACGGCTATACGCCTGTACTTGCCCACCCGGAGCGCTACAAGTATTATCATGCAGATAAGGATAAACCTACTTTAGGTCACCTCCGGGAAGCGGGCTGCCTGTTTCAACTGAATTGGATGTCATTGTGTGGACGTTACGGGTCGCAGGTTGAAAAACAGGCTCGGTATTTACTCCAAAATGCCTGGGTCGATTTTATCGGGAGCGATATGCACCGCTCCAAAGATATAAGCACAATGACTCGTCTGTTTAATTCAGCCGATATAAAGCTGCTGGAGGAACAGCCGTTACTGAATATGAGTCTATTGACGGATGTTAAGCAGCCTTAG
- a CDS encoding glycosyltransferase family 2 protein: protein MRKAPYLSVIVCVFNEEGNSARLIEQIQHALGALEYELIYVNDGSTDQTLNELRAVDNKRLRILDLQKNYGQSLALLAGIEAARGAFIVTLDGDLQNDPADIHHLLNLAEQGDYDLVAGIRTHRQDNFLFRKLPSRLAGFFISRVMGMRWVDYGCSLKVFRADLAKRLRLYGELHRFIPVLAYLEGARMTQMPVLHHPRQLGQSKYGLNRTLKVMSDLLLMVFLKKYLQKPMHLFGSWGLLSLAIGTGLDGYWLIERLSGFGAVNNSVLLIGIGCILAGFQFIGLGFVAELQMRTYYESQQKKPYAVRKVYEQEVSPSRIEIGDF, encoded by the coding sequence ATGAGAAAGGCCCCTTACTTATCGGTGATCGTTTGTGTCTTCAATGAAGAGGGGAATAGCGCACGCTTAATCGAGCAAATTCAGCACGCTTTAGGGGCATTAGAGTATGAGTTAATCTATGTGAACGATGGCTCAACAGATCAAACGTTGAATGAACTCCGGGCAGTTGATAACAAGCGACTCCGGATTTTGGATTTGCAGAAAAATTATGGGCAAAGCCTTGCTCTTCTGGCGGGTATCGAGGCCGCTCGTGGGGCATTCATTGTAACCTTGGATGGCGACTTACAAAATGACCCGGCCGATATACACCACCTTCTCAATCTGGCCGAGCAAGGCGATTATGATTTAGTTGCAGGTATTCGAACCCATCGGCAGGATAATTTTCTGTTCCGAAAGTTGCCGAGCCGCCTGGCTGGCTTTTTTATTTCAAGAGTAATGGGGATGCGTTGGGTCGACTATGGCTGTAGTCTTAAAGTGTTTAGGGCTGATTTAGCCAAGCGATTACGGCTTTATGGAGAACTTCATCGGTTTATTCCGGTCCTGGCTTATCTGGAAGGCGCTCGTATGACACAGATGCCTGTTCTGCATCATCCTCGCCAACTAGGGCAATCAAAGTATGGCCTGAATCGTACGTTGAAAGTAATGAGTGATCTGCTGCTCATGGTGTTTCTAAAAAAGTACCTGCAAAAACCCATGCATCTATTTGGGAGTTGGGGTTTGCTAAGTTTAGCGATAGGAACGGGGCTTGATGGCTATTGGCTAATCGAGCGTTTATCTGGCTTTGGGGCGGTTAATAATTCCGTATTGTTAATCGGGATTGGCTGTATTCTGGCAGGATTTCAATTTATTGGTTTAGGCTTTGTAGCTGAGCTTCAGATGCGCACTTATTACGAATCGCAGCAGAAAAAACCGTATGCCGTCCGGAAAGTCTATGAACAGGAAGTTAGTCCTTCACGGATCGAGATTGGCGATTTTTGA
- a CDS encoding ArnT family glycosyltransferase gives MPALSLKKLPSTSSVYFPLGWSSLLVVGLLAVLLSHLGYIPLDMGDESRRALVSLEMILSGDYVTPTINGERYFNKPPLYNWLIIGSYKLFGNYSSFALRFPMIISLLLFGLTIAGFIRRYTTPAIAFATALMTLTTGRVLLYDSMLGLIEITFSWVLYSSMMLVYHFDQKRSYWLLYLTTYALTAIGFLLKGLPPVAFQAFTLLGWFIYTRNLSKLIHPAHFVGIGLFLLIIGSYYSAYLSRNSIPFSDIAWVLFNESAKRTGLKFGLTETLLHFLTFPAEVIYHFLPYLLLIVLLFRRNLIAILKSNSFVAFNALTFSTTVMIYWSSPQVYGRYLIGLIPLLLTVLAYLYYEHSSPKDRPRWYVEQSWFIATFVVAVGSWTAVFYSATRILPGVIWKTAIVSGLLSVLAWQLRRPSANRLGLMLAVMIVVRLGFNWLVLPGRVAKRQFYQDTSEQAAQLTIGHPLYGYGTTVGADSPTDANSFHIAAFRGDILRKTTKKIPGAYFIADSTNLLGQRYQVIGKLTLFDRHPAYVVQFIK, from the coding sequence ATGCCAGCCCTTTCGTTGAAAAAGCTCCCTTCTACCTCTTCGGTCTATTTCCCATTGGGCTGGTCGTCCTTATTGGTAGTTGGCCTGTTGGCTGTTCTCCTGTCCCATCTGGGCTATATTCCGCTCGATATGGGTGATGAATCACGTCGGGCACTGGTTTCTCTGGAAATGATTCTTTCTGGCGATTATGTTACGCCGACGATTAACGGCGAGCGCTATTTTAATAAACCCCCGCTATACAACTGGCTAATTATTGGCTCTTATAAACTATTTGGCAATTATTCGTCGTTTGCATTGCGCTTTCCGATGATTATTTCGCTGCTATTATTTGGCTTAACTATAGCTGGTTTTATTCGTCGGTATACCACACCAGCCATAGCCTTTGCTACAGCTCTAATGACCCTCACTACAGGACGTGTGCTGCTCTATGATTCGATGCTGGGGCTGATTGAGATTACATTTTCATGGGTGCTTTATTCAAGCATGATGCTCGTTTACCATTTCGATCAAAAACGCAGCTACTGGTTATTGTATCTAACAACTTATGCACTTACCGCCATTGGATTTCTGCTAAAAGGATTGCCACCAGTTGCTTTTCAGGCGTTCACCTTACTAGGTTGGTTTATTTATACCCGGAATCTGTCGAAACTAATTCATCCAGCCCATTTCGTCGGTATTGGCCTTTTTCTGCTCATCATTGGCAGTTATTATAGTGCCTATCTCTCCCGCAACTCGATTCCTTTTAGCGACATCGCCTGGGTATTATTCAATGAAAGCGCTAAACGAACGGGTTTGAAGTTTGGCTTGACCGAAACCCTCCTTCATTTTCTCACCTTTCCGGCCGAAGTGATTTATCATTTCCTCCCGTATTTATTATTAATCGTGCTGCTTTTCCGGCGAAATCTAATCGCTATCCTAAAAAGCAATTCGTTTGTTGCCTTTAACGCATTAACGTTCAGTACAACCGTTATGATCTATTGGTCATCTCCCCAGGTTTATGGCCGTTACCTAATTGGTTTGATTCCGCTTCTCTTAACGGTGCTGGCTTATCTGTACTATGAGCACTCCAGCCCAAAAGACCGACCACGCTGGTATGTAGAACAAAGTTGGTTTATCGCGACGTTCGTAGTGGCAGTAGGGTCCTGGACAGCTGTATTTTACTCGGCTACGCGTATTTTACCCGGCGTAATCTGGAAAACAGCCATTGTTTCTGGTTTACTGTCGGTACTAGCCTGGCAACTTCGCCGTCCGTCGGCCAATCGGCTTGGACTTATGCTGGCCGTCATGATTGTTGTCCGATTAGGCTTTAACTGGCTGGTTTTACCGGGGCGGGTTGCCAAGCGGCAATTTTATCAGGACACATCCGAACAGGCAGCTCAGTTAACCATAGGCCATCCCTTGTATGGGTACGGAACTACAGTTGGTGCCGATAGTCCTACAGATGCTAACTCATTTCATATTGCGGCCTTCCGAGGAGACATTCTCCGAAAAACAACGAAGAAAATCCCTGGAGCCTATTTCATTGCAGATTCGACGAATCTACTTGGCCAGCGTTATCAAGTTATCGGTAAACTTACATTATTCGACAGGCACCCGGCCTATGTGGTTCAGTTTATCAAGTAA